The genome window CCGATCATCCCGAGCGACGTCCCGTTCGGCGGATTCAGTTGCACCGCCCCGGGATCAAGGACGAACTGATCCTGCTGACGGATCTGGAAGATCCTGATCAGTACCCGGCCGACGACCTGCTGGAGGCCTATCTCAAGAGGTGGAACATCGAGCGGATGTTCCAGCAGGTGACGGAAGTCTTCTCCCTGGAGTCGCTGATCGGGAGCAGCCCGAAGGCGACGGTGTTCCAGGCCTCCTTCTGCTTCCTGCTCTACAACCTGATCCAGGTGCTGCGGGCGTATATTGCGGAGGGGCAGGAGATCGAGTCTGTGGAGACGATCTCATCGGAGTTGCTGTTCGTGGATGTGCACCGTCAGTTGAACGGGTGGACGGAGCTGCTGGACGTCTCTCAGACGGTGGATCAGCTCCCTCCACTGATGAGCGTATCGGATGTGATCGACCACCTGAGGGAGCTGCTGGGGACGCGGTGGACGGATCGCTGGTGGAAGTCACCGTCGAACACGCACCGGAGCGCCAAGGTCAAAGCCAAGAAGCCTGTTCGAGGAGGCCACGCCGCCGTGTTCCGCATCCTGCAGACCCAAAAGGTCAGGAGGAAAACATAGTCACAGCACTGGGGGCAACCCCTTGACCCCAGGCTGCCGTCGCACGTTGGGTTTGAGCTATCAAGCCGTGCCGGCAAGGACGAGGTTCGAGCCCAGCGGATACCAGCGCCCGGTGGCCTATGCCTTTCGCGGACGAGACTGCGCCGCGTCGCGCAAATGCGATTCGAACTCCCGCCAGCTGTAGAGCGACCGGCCGACGTTCCAGGTCGTATCAGTCACCTGCGTATCGATGTCAGCGAAGAAGAAATCCTCGGCATGCCGCCGGCTCCGGACCAGGATCTCGCCCTGAGGATCGACGATGTAGCTGTCGCCGTATCCGACACCGGTCGTGTTCTCGATGCACTCCTCGGGACCGATCGAGACGTTGTTGCCCCGGAGGAAGTAGACCCGGTTCTCGACCGCCCGCGCGACGTGATCCGCCCGGACGTGCATAAAGTGCCCGATCAACCCCTCCGCGCGGATGTAGTTGAAGTGCGGTGAGAAGATCACCTTCGCCCCCTTCATCGCCAGGATCCGCGTCGGTTCGATGAACCCTCCGTCCGAGCAGATCACGACGCCGAACGTCAGCCCGTTGTGCTCGAAGACCGGGAACGCCCGCCCCTGCCGGTGGAACTTCATGTAGGCGGTGCACTTGCTGTAGGTGCCGAGCAGGTGCCCCTTATGAACCACGGCGGCCGTGTTGTAGAGGTCCGCGCCGCGGGTCTCGTTGAACCCGACGATGAAGCAGGAGGGGAAGCGGCTCGTGGCGTCCAGGAGCCGCATCATCTGCGGCGAATCGACGGCGAACGCCCCTTCGCGGGCCCGGGCTTCGGTGTCGGGGTACCCCGTCAGAAAGCACTCGGGGAAGCAGAGGATCTCCACATGATCCCGCTCCGCCCGCTCCAGTCCTTCGACAACGCGAGCGAGGTTCCCCTCGAAGTCGGACAGCCGGGAATCGACCTGAAAGTGACCGATCCGCATCTCTACGCCCTCCCGAAGCCGCGTCTTGGGGAATGGAAACCGTGCTGGTCCCGTCTTAAGCAATTTTCATCGTTTCCGTGACGCGCCGAAAGTCCGGCGTCGCCCGCTCCCCAGGGAAAACCCTGGAGAATCGGGCTCGCGGGCCTTTCGGGAGTCCGCGAGCCCCACCGTTGGTTCGTCTTGTCGCAAATTCTGTGTATCGATACTT of Planctomyces sp. SH-PL14 contains these proteins:
- a CDS encoding carbon-nitrogen hydrolase family protein — translated: MRIGHFQVDSRLSDFEGNLARVVEGLERAERDHVEILCFPECFLTGYPDTEARAREGAFAVDSPQMMRLLDATSRFPSCFIVGFNETRGADLYNTAAVVHKGHLLGTYSKCTAYMKFHRQGRAFPVFEHNGLTFGVVICSDGGFIEPTRILAMKGAKVIFSPHFNYIRAEGLIGHFMHVRADHVARAVENRVYFLRGNNVSIGPEECIENTTGVGYGDSYIVDPQGEILVRSRRHAEDFFFADIDTQVTDTTWNVGRSLYSWREFESHLRDAAQSRPRKA